The Aedes albopictus strain Foshan unplaced genomic scaffold, AalbF5 HiC_scaffold_452, whole genome shotgun sequence genome has a window encoding:
- the LOC109622813 gene encoding tRNA-specific adenosine deaminase 1, translating to MDLANRISEICLAKFDQLPKTGKPKEGFEWTIFAAIVKVEQYAGEQKVEVVALGTGTKCLGGHELSMKGDVLNDSHAEVMARRGFLRYMMHEMKCCLSERSNVFEYEKEPKKFRLKSDVSFHFFTTHTPCGDASIYEQADKSAQSDPPSPATKKIKLTCDSSDVGSAIVERAEGMTGGKLLECSGIDLMAQDTGMIRTKPGKGERTLSVSCSDKMARWNILGVQGSLVISLLVQPIYLESIVICDGTDYNKEAMERALWERWEPALKQDLLKEPYRLHKPSICVATNGRFFRFRKNSKYDGSNKFQPAPGGIVWCAGVEER from the coding sequence ATGGATCTTGCCAATAGAATTTCGGAAATATGCCTTGCAAAATTTGACCAACTGCCGAAAACGGGAAAGCCTAAGGAAGGCTTCGAGTGGACGATTTTTGCAGCAATTGTTAAAGTTGAACAATATGCCGGGGAACAAAAGGTGGAAGTCGTAGCTCTTGGAACAGGAACAAAATGCTTGGGAGGTCACGAGTTGAGCATGAAAGGCGATGTTCTGAATGATAGTCATGCTGAAGTCATGGCAAGAAGGGGATTTCTGCGGTATATGATGCATGAGATGAAATGCTGCTTATCTGAACGTTCGAATGTTTTTGAATATGAAAAAGAACCGAAAAAGTTTCGTTTAAAAAGCGATGTGTCATTTCATTTCTTCACTACGCATACTCCATGTGGGGATGCAAGCATATACGAACAAGCTGATAAATCAGCCCAAAGTGACCCTCCTAGCCCTGCTACGAAAAAGATAAAGTTAACCTGCGATTCCAGCGACGTTGGATCTGCTATTGTTGAGCGCGCGGAAGGAATGACTGGGGGCAAGCTACTGGAATGTTCGGGAATTGATCTCATGGCACAAGACACGGGAATGATTCGAACCAAGCCCGGAAAAGGTGAGAGGACCCTCTCTGTATCATGCAGCGATAAGATGGCCCGATGGAACATCCTTGGCGTGCAGGGTTCACTGGTTATTTCGTTACTGGTGCAACCGATCTATCTGGAGAGCATCGTCATCTGCGATGGAACGGACTATAACAAAGAAGCAATGGAACGGGCCTTATGGGAACGCTGGGAACCGGCCTTGAAGCAAGATTTACTAAAAGAACCATACAGATTGCACAAACCTAGTATTTGTGTGGCTACAAATGGAAGATTTTTTCGTTTTCGGAAAAACTCGAAATACGACGGCTCAAACAAATTTCAACCAGCTCCAGGAGGAATCGTTTGGTGTGCAGGTGTAGAAGAAAGGTAA
- the LOC115254098 gene encoding uncharacterized protein LOC115254098 codes for MNSTFRLNTGHMIPMIGFGTYQIHGSDLIYRTLDYALKAGYRHIDTAVVYRNEEHIGNALEQLLPKYNLKREDIFITSKLISQVNKGEAFVEELVLKSLANLQTEYIDLYLVHWPGVSGLQISHPDNVKYRKCTWNVLSRLHREGKCRSIGVSNYTVKHIRELLADCNGVRPAVNQVEWHPRYFQPELLQLCRSEGIFLQAYSSLGTSGSTSLREDPVVADVASRLGRSPAQVLLRWALQREVGVLPKARSQDRIDENIALNFEIPLEDMQLLDELRDTSGMKYAWNPDAVV; via the exons ATGAACTCGACTTTCAGGTTGAATACCGGGCACATGATCCCAATGATTGGAT TTGGCACCTATCAAATACATGGTAGTGATCTGATTTACCGCACACTGGATTATGCCCTGAAGGCAGGCTATCGTCATATCG ACACTGCCGTAGTTTATCGTAATGAGGAACATATTGGAAACGCTTTAGAACAATTGCTCCCTAAGTATAACTTAAAACGTGAAGATATATTCATAACTTCGAAGTTAA TATCTCAAGTAAACAAAGGCGAAGCTTTCGTGGAGGAACTCGTTCTGAAGTCATTGGCCAACTTACAAACAGAATATATTGACCTTTACCTCGTTCATTGGCCCGGCGTGAGTG GGTTGCAAATATCTCATCCAGACAATGTCAAGTATCGCAAGTGCACGTGGAACGTGCTATCTAGACTTCATCGTGAAGGCAAATGTCGGTCAATCGGTGTCTCAAACTATACGGTCAAACATATTCGGGAGCTGCTAGCTGATTGTAATGGAGTGCGGCCAGCTGTTAATCAG GTTGAATGGCACCCGCGCTATTTCCAGCCGGAACTACTGCAGCTGTGTCGTTCGGAGGGCATTTTCCTGCAGGCGTATTCCTCGCTTGGTACTTCGGGTAGCACCAGCCTACGGGAGGATCCAGTCGTGGCCGACGTAGCGTCCCGTCTCGGTCGGTCACCAGCTCAGGTTCTACTCCGTTGGGCACTGCAGCGTGAGGTTGGCGTTTTGCCTAAAGCGCGGTCTCAAGACCGGATCGACGAAAACATTGCCCTCAACTTTGAGATCCCGTTGGAAGATATGCAACTGCTCGATGAGTTAAGGGATACCAGCGGCATGAAATACGCCTGGAACCCTGATGCTGTTGTTTAG